A genomic segment from Streptosporangium roseum DSM 43021 encodes:
- a CDS encoding carbohydrate ABC transporter permease: MLVREKARAAEPAAGPAAGRAAKVWMSRTRRTDLMAGAVLSVLAFAGLFPYLFMLAASVKDNEQFYASYWAPAWPIRLGNYAVAWEQVSPYLFTSFVVAGFAIVGTLALASAAAFVFARYRFPGRNLLFGLVAALLMVPAVTSLIPLFVLMRDLDILDTRLVLIIPHVTGNTVFGIVIMRTYMAQIPEEIFEAARVDGAGGIRVFVSLMMPLARPVVGTVALVTVLGVWNDYFWPLLTVQTDEFRTIPAGLAFFANQNVQQWGPLFAGYTLASLPLLVLFTFLSKWFLAGIQGGIVSGK; the protein is encoded by the coding sequence ATGCTCGTGCGTGAGAAGGCGCGGGCCGCCGAGCCGGCCGCGGGGCCGGCGGCAGGGCGGGCTGCGAAGGTCTGGATGAGCCGTACGCGCCGGACGGATCTGATGGCCGGCGCCGTGCTGTCGGTGCTCGCCTTCGCCGGCCTCTTCCCCTACCTGTTCATGCTGGCCGCGTCCGTCAAGGACAACGAGCAGTTCTACGCGAGCTACTGGGCGCCCGCGTGGCCGATCAGGCTCGGCAACTACGCGGTGGCGTGGGAGCAGGTCAGCCCCTATCTGTTCACCTCGTTCGTGGTGGCGGGGTTCGCGATCGTCGGCACCCTGGCGCTCGCCTCGGCCGCGGCGTTCGTGTTCGCCCGCTATCGGTTCCCCGGCCGGAACCTGCTGTTCGGCCTCGTCGCGGCGCTGCTCATGGTGCCGGCCGTCACCAGCCTCATCCCGCTGTTCGTCCTGATGCGGGACCTGGACATCCTCGACACCCGGCTGGTGCTCATCATCCCGCACGTCACCGGCAACACCGTGTTCGGCATCGTGATCATGCGCACCTACATGGCGCAGATCCCCGAGGAGATCTTCGAGGCGGCCAGGGTGGACGGGGCCGGCGGGATCCGCGTGTTCGTCTCCCTGATGATGCCGCTGGCCCGCCCGGTCGTCGGCACGGTGGCGCTGGTCACCGTGCTGGGGGTGTGGAACGACTACTTCTGGCCGCTCCTCACCGTGCAGACCGACGAGTTCCGCACGATCCCCGCGGGGCTGGCGTTCTTCGCCAACCAGAACGTGCAGCAGTGGGGGCCGCTGTTCGCGGGCTACACCCTGGCGAGTCTCCCGCTGCTGGTCCTGTTCACCTTCCTGTCCAAGTGGTTCCTCGCCGGCATCCAGGGCGGGATCGTCTCCGGCAAGTGA
- a CDS encoding DUF5722 domain-containing protein: MPYSPRNLRNALIALTLALPAAVTALPAPALARTEAGVTGVAVGQSAVTVTGRASGQVALYALDTWQDPASHTGLQPVAVVEPRADGAFSAEVPRMDGAQDRLHDKFLAVADGQVLGDVHYADDLRFPSANDAPYPQVPGKKGLQVQMTDDAEEIGVEHAGINLALDSVMMAGPGAAGNTIEHVSQGRTYYFDKGAVAGLDAQVKPLSDNGVLVNLIAIVYDNKAANSAAPKLIHPEAERGKGTVYAFDVKTAEGEGYFTAAMEFFAQRYSRADAKYGRAWGWIVGNEIDAQQYWYNMGPQDRDVFLEQYTRAMRLTWQAVRKSDANARVYTSLTHFWTGAVGDDPKYTYKGRDVVEGLNALTKAQGDFDWNIAHHPYPENLFNPAFWNDKTATDSFDTLRITFKNIELLPRYLAQQHLLHDGRPRRVILSEQGLNSQDYTDEQLKLQAAAYAYAYYKIAFAEGIDSFILHRHVDHKQEGGLRLGLWTWDDGHAAPSNAGDRKPVYEVFKYIDTERSLEVTEFAKKIIGISDWKDVIPGFDPAKLATGKLPATVGVQLDARPALERVVSDFERDTGGWRPSDNAAAVERVAVDGGHALRVRFDRDLPGWSMYAKSYKGTDLALDRPLDASLRSQLSVSVRVPENAGDGFEPGNAFSAKVRVYGPDGEVAEGVGAIDPARGWNRLTLDLSRWAGRKAISRVKVWVRGSVGSDWAGSYEIDRLSLAAAAVPAADRRNVEITAATGERGRIGSTVSFTVTNHDVLPMAGKVTLRACDGVSLTPASLGVGGLRTGAGRTFTTELTAYAPADREHPVVCADYLKQEQRVTFRLPPEAAYVPPSPDSFANRELSDGFDTDSSARYRTHRVEPENKEVPQVNVGGGTLSASHASASWFGLLSSDVSPRNPAFSTAITVKGFQGNSTDMDTVYTGLVKDGRTDVVAFYVNTHKFAGFEVRGPQVPGGLAVFGVKQGVSIPDGGRFALSLVGDRAAMYADSGDGWRLVTAATLEHLPRLTDPDVRAEYRYGFGVRGDAGAAPLVLDAVEGRSIS, from the coding sequence ATGCCGTATTCACCACGGAACCTACGCAACGCGCTGATCGCTCTCACCCTCGCCCTGCCGGCGGCGGTGACGGCCCTGCCCGCCCCCGCGCTCGCCAGGACCGAGGCGGGCGTCACCGGGGTCGCCGTCGGCCAGAGCGCCGTCACCGTCACCGGCAGGGCGAGCGGCCAGGTGGCGCTGTACGCGCTGGACACCTGGCAGGACCCCGCGAGCCACACGGGCCTGCAGCCGGTCGCCGTCGTCGAGCCCCGCGCCGACGGCGCCTTCAGCGCCGAGGTACCGCGCATGGACGGCGCGCAGGACCGGCTGCACGACAAGTTCCTCGCCGTCGCCGACGGCCAGGTGCTCGGCGACGTGCACTACGCCGACGACCTGCGCTTCCCCTCGGCCAACGACGCCCCCTACCCGCAGGTGCCCGGCAAGAAGGGCCTGCAGGTCCAGATGACCGACGACGCCGAGGAGATCGGCGTCGAGCACGCGGGTATCAACCTGGCACTGGACTCGGTCATGATGGCCGGACCCGGCGCGGCGGGCAACACCATCGAGCACGTCTCGCAGGGCAGGACGTACTACTTCGACAAGGGCGCGGTCGCCGGGCTGGACGCACAGGTCAAGCCGCTGTCCGACAACGGCGTCCTGGTCAACCTGATCGCCATCGTCTACGACAACAAGGCCGCCAACTCCGCCGCGCCCAAGCTGATCCACCCCGAGGCCGAGCGCGGCAAGGGCACGGTGTACGCCTTCGACGTGAAGACCGCCGAGGGCGAGGGCTACTTCACGGCCGCGATGGAGTTCTTCGCCCAGCGCTACAGCCGCGCCGACGCCAAGTACGGCAGGGCCTGGGGCTGGATCGTCGGCAACGAGATCGACGCCCAGCAGTACTGGTACAACATGGGCCCCCAGGACCGCGACGTCTTCCTGGAGCAGTACACCAGGGCCATGCGGCTGACCTGGCAGGCCGTGCGCAAGTCCGACGCCAACGCCCGCGTCTACACCTCGCTGACCCACTTCTGGACCGGCGCCGTGGGCGACGACCCGAAGTACACCTACAAGGGCCGTGACGTGGTGGAGGGCCTCAACGCCCTGACCAAGGCCCAGGGCGACTTCGACTGGAACATCGCCCATCACCCGTATCCGGAGAACCTGTTCAACCCGGCGTTCTGGAACGACAAGACGGCGACCGACAGCTTCGACACGCTGCGCATCACGTTCAAGAACATCGAGCTGCTGCCGCGCTACCTGGCCCAGCAGCACCTGCTCCACGACGGGCGGCCGCGCCGGGTGATCCTTTCGGAGCAGGGCCTGAACTCCCAGGACTACACCGACGAGCAGCTCAAGCTGCAGGCGGCGGCCTACGCCTACGCCTACTACAAGATCGCATTTGCTGAGGGGATCGACTCGTTCATCCTGCACAGGCACGTCGACCACAAGCAGGAGGGCGGCCTCCGCCTCGGCCTGTGGACATGGGACGACGGGCACGCCGCGCCGTCCAACGCCGGCGACCGCAAGCCGGTGTACGAAGTGTTCAAGTACATCGACACCGAGCGCTCGCTCGAGGTGACCGAGTTCGCCAAGAAGATCATCGGGATCTCCGACTGGAAGGACGTCATCCCCGGCTTCGACCCGGCGAAGCTGGCGACCGGGAAGCTCCCGGCCACCGTCGGCGTACAGCTGGACGCCAGGCCCGCGCTGGAGCGCGTGGTCTCCGACTTCGAGCGGGACACCGGCGGCTGGCGGCCCTCCGACAACGCGGCCGCCGTCGAACGGGTGGCCGTCGACGGCGGGCACGCGCTGCGCGTGCGCTTCGACCGCGACCTGCCGGGCTGGTCGATGTACGCCAAGTCGTACAAGGGGACCGATCTGGCGCTCGACCGGCCGCTCGACGCCTCGCTCAGGTCACAGCTGTCGGTGTCGGTACGGGTGCCGGAGAACGCCGGCGACGGCTTCGAGCCGGGCAACGCCTTCTCCGCGAAGGTCCGCGTCTACGGCCCGGACGGCGAGGTCGCCGAGGGCGTCGGCGCGATCGACCCCGCCCGCGGCTGGAACCGGCTCACCCTCGACCTGTCCCGCTGGGCCGGCCGCAAGGCGATCTCCCGGGTCAAGGTGTGGGTACGCGGCTCGGTCGGCTCCGACTGGGCGGGCTCGTACGAGATCGACAGGCTGAGCCTGGCGGCCGCCGCGGTCCCGGCGGCCGACCGGCGCAACGTCGAGATCACCGCCGCGACGGGCGAGCGCGGCCGGATCGGCTCCACGGTGAGCTTCACCGTGACCAACCACGATGTGCTGCCCATGGCCGGCAAGGTCACTTTGCGGGCCTGCGACGGGGTGAGCCTCACCCCGGCCTCGCTCGGGGTGGGCGGCCTGCGGACCGGCGCCGGCCGTACCTTCACCACCGAGCTGACCGCCTACGCGCCGGCCGACCGGGAGCACCCGGTGGTGTGCGCGGACTACCTCAAGCAGGAGCAGCGGGTCACCTTCCGGCTGCCGCCCGAGGCGGCCTACGTGCCGCCCTCTCCCGACTCCTTCGCCAACCGGGAGCTGTCCGACGGCTTCGACACCGACAGCTCGGCCCGCTACCGGACGCACCGGGTCGAGCCGGAGAACAAGGAGGTCCCGCAGGTGAACGTCGGCGGCGGCACGCTGTCGGCGAGCCACGCCTCCGCGAGCTGGTTCGGGCTGCTCTCCTCGGACGTCTCGCCGCGCAACCCGGCCTTCAGCACCGCGATCACGGTCAAGGGATTCCAGGGGAACTCCACGGACATGGACACGGTCTACACCGGCCTGGTGAAGGACGGGCGGACGGACGTGGTGGCCTTCTACGTCAACACCCACAAGTTCGCCGGGTTCGAGGTGCGCGGGCCCCAGGTCCCGGGCGGTCTCGCGGTGTTCGGCGTCAAGCAGGGGGTGTCGATCCCGGACGGCGGCCGGTTCGCCCTGTCGCTGGTCGGGGACCGGGCGGCCATGTACGCCGACTCCGGCGACGGCTGGCGGCTGGTCACCGCCGCCACGCTGGAGCACCTGCCCCGGCTGACGGACCCGGACGTGCGGGCGGAATACCGCTACGGCTTCGGCGTCCGCGGTGACGCCGGCGCCGCCCCGCTGGTGCTCGACGCGGTCGAGGGCCGTAGCATCTCCTAG
- a CDS encoding family 78 glycoside hydrolase catalytic domain yields the protein MKCFNCWFLLAGLEESELMEQAVAAALAVTDLRMDGRTEPLGLGESAPRFSWRLAAPGRGRAQSAYRIVVGRECDPLAEGAEVLWDTGEVGSSRTFDIAYEGAELRPRTRYQWRARAADEAGTWGDWSPAHWFETGLGDVTGWTADWIGTPAVPGSQRLPSLENVPRIWAAGPLGPSEARTGGFRTRFTVPGGARPLSAWLVIGGALDPQVHLNGMPVAGEVRDGAFVADAGDLIDSGENVLALRAGAVDGLPGGLCVRLEVVLEGRPALPQLVPVAGESAVTVTSDGRWRAAGEPAPGFEQPGFDDTGWSLAEEVGLHGDPPRGREPVADRPSPYLRREFDVPRPVSRARLYATALGVYELHLNGMRVSADHLAPGWTDYRHRVTYQTYDVTALVAEGGNALGAVLADGWYAGNISWFGSFQYGRRLALRAELEIVHDDGTTTRLRTDSDWRAGSGAIRYADLQNGERQDLAAEPVGWTACGFDDSGWLPAVPVSPPAGRPAAAVAPPVRVHEELAPRAVWESSPGVWIADFGQNVVGWVRLTARAGRDRPVVLRHAEVLDHEGALHLANLRSARATDEFLPRGGAGAETFEPRFTFHGFRYVEVSGLREPLTSDAIRARVAYAAMEPAGEFACSDERLNRLQGNIVRGQRGNFLSIPTDCPQRDERLGWTGDIWAFAPTALFNYDARAFLHSWLTDVVDAQAEDGAVTHVVPDVLSGRGLSPNPREAGSPGWGDAIVMLPWALYRLCGDADAVARYYGPMRRWLAYLDSRSTDGIFPDEGFGDWLSIGADTPKRLVGTAIFALSARQLAELAAALGRADDERACLEVYARVRRAFRAAFVQGPGVVESGTQTAYVLAITAGLLEEAELPRAAARLVRDIEARGGHLSTGFLGTPFLLDALTRSGHLGTAYRLLLQESFPSWLYPVVHGDATTMWERWDGWSHHRGLQDPGMNSFNHYAYGAVGAWMYETIGGLAPASPGYRAIVVRPRPGGELTWARTAYRTRHGRVEIAWRREGGDFTLEVRVPPNTRAEVWVPGGPAGVTESGRPAAESPGVALDRVVDGHAVYEVGSGSYAFHV from the coding sequence TTGAAATGTTTCAATTGCTGGTTTCTGCTGGCCGGGCTGGAAGAGAGCGAACTCATGGAACAGGCCGTCGCGGCCGCCCTCGCCGTCACCGATCTCCGGATGGACGGCCGGACCGAACCCCTGGGCCTGGGCGAGAGCGCGCCGAGGTTCTCCTGGCGGCTCGCCGCTCCGGGCCGGGGCCGGGCCCAGAGCGCCTACCGGATCGTCGTGGGCCGCGAGTGCGACCCGCTCGCCGAGGGCGCCGAGGTCCTGTGGGACACCGGCGAGGTCGGCTCGTCCCGGACGTTCGACATCGCCTACGAGGGCGCGGAGCTGCGCCCGCGCACGCGCTACCAGTGGCGTGCGCGGGCGGCCGACGAGGCCGGCACGTGGGGCGACTGGAGCCCGGCGCACTGGTTCGAGACCGGGCTCGGCGACGTCACGGGGTGGACCGCCGACTGGATCGGCACGCCCGCCGTCCCCGGCTCGCAGCGGCTCCCGTCCCTGGAGAACGTGCCCCGCATCTGGGCCGCCGGTCCGCTCGGCCCGTCCGAGGCGCGGACCGGCGGTTTCCGCACCCGTTTCACCGTGCCCGGCGGGGCACGTCCCCTGTCGGCGTGGCTGGTGATCGGCGGCGCGCTCGATCCACAGGTCCATCTCAACGGGATGCCCGTGGCGGGGGAGGTCCGCGACGGGGCGTTCGTGGCGGACGCCGGCGACCTGATCGACTCCGGGGAGAACGTCCTGGCGCTGCGCGCCGGCGCCGTGGACGGCCTGCCCGGTGGGCTGTGCGTGCGTCTGGAGGTCGTCCTGGAAGGCCGCCCCGCCCTGCCCCAGCTCGTCCCGGTGGCCGGGGAGAGCGCCGTGACCGTGACCTCGGACGGCCGCTGGCGGGCGGCGGGTGAGCCCGCGCCCGGGTTCGAACAGCCCGGCTTCGACGACACCGGCTGGTCGCTCGCCGAGGAGGTGGGGCTGCACGGCGACCCGCCGCGGGGACGCGAGCCGGTCGCGGACCGCCCGAGCCCCTACCTGCGCCGGGAGTTCGACGTGCCCAGGCCGGTGAGCCGTGCCCGGCTGTACGCCACCGCGCTCGGCGTCTACGAGCTGCACCTCAACGGCATGCGGGTGTCCGCCGACCACCTGGCGCCCGGCTGGACCGACTACCGCCACCGTGTCACCTACCAGACCTACGATGTGACGGCACTGGTCGCCGAGGGGGGCAACGCGCTCGGCGCGGTGCTGGCCGACGGCTGGTACGCCGGCAACATCAGCTGGTTCGGCTCCTTCCAGTACGGCAGGCGGCTGGCCCTGCGCGCCGAACTGGAGATCGTCCACGACGACGGCACCACGACCAGGCTGCGCACCGACTCCGACTGGCGGGCCGGCAGCGGCGCGATCAGGTACGCCGACCTGCAGAACGGTGAGCGGCAGGATCTGGCGGCCGAGCCGGTGGGCTGGACCGCGTGCGGGTTCGACGACTCCGGCTGGCTGCCCGCCGTACCGGTGAGCCCTCCGGCAGGGCGGCCGGCGGCGGCCGTCGCCCCGCCCGTCCGGGTGCACGAGGAGCTGGCGCCCCGGGCGGTGTGGGAATCGAGCCCCGGCGTCTGGATCGCCGACTTCGGCCAGAACGTGGTCGGCTGGGTCCGGCTCACCGCCCGCGCCGGCCGGGATCGGCCGGTCGTGCTGCGCCACGCCGAGGTGCTCGACCACGAGGGGGCGCTGCACCTGGCCAACCTGCGCTCGGCCCGCGCCACCGACGAGTTCCTGCCGCGTGGCGGGGCGGGCGCGGAGACCTTCGAACCCCGCTTCACCTTCCACGGCTTCCGCTATGTCGAGGTGAGCGGGCTGCGCGAGCCGCTCACCTCGGACGCGATCCGGGCCCGGGTGGCCTACGCCGCGATGGAGCCGGCGGGCGAGTTCGCCTGCTCCGACGAGCGGCTCAACAGGCTGCAGGGCAACATCGTCCGGGGCCAGCGGGGGAACTTCCTGTCGATCCCGACGGACTGCCCGCAGCGGGACGAACGGCTGGGCTGGACCGGTGACATCTGGGCGTTCGCCCCTACGGCGCTGTTCAACTACGACGCCCGGGCGTTTTTGCACAGCTGGCTCACCGACGTGGTGGACGCGCAGGCCGAGGACGGCGCCGTGACCCACGTCGTGCCCGACGTGCTCTCCGGCCGCGGCCTGTCACCCAACCCCAGGGAGGCCGGCTCGCCCGGCTGGGGGGACGCCATCGTGATGCTGCCCTGGGCGCTGTACCGCCTGTGCGGCGACGCCGACGCCGTGGCCCGGTACTACGGGCCGATGCGCCGCTGGCTGGCCTACCTGGACAGCCGCTCGACCGACGGGATCTTCCCCGACGAGGGCTTCGGCGACTGGCTGAGCATCGGGGCCGACACCCCCAAACGGCTCGTCGGCACCGCGATCTTCGCGCTGTCGGCGCGGCAGCTGGCCGAGCTGGCCGCCGCGCTCGGCCGCGCCGACGACGAGCGGGCCTGCCTGGAGGTGTACGCCCGGGTCCGGCGGGCCTTCCGCGCCGCCTTCGTGCAGGGGCCGGGGGTGGTGGAGAGCGGCACGCAGACCGCCTACGTGCTGGCCATCACCGCGGGCCTGCTGGAGGAGGCCGAGCTGCCCCGGGCCGCCGCGCGCCTGGTACGCGACATCGAGGCGCGGGGCGGGCATCTGTCCACCGGCTTCCTCGGCACGCCGTTCCTGCTCGACGCGCTGACCCGGTCCGGGCACCTCGGCACGGCCTACCGGCTGCTGCTGCAGGAGAGCTTCCCGTCGTGGCTCTACCCGGTCGTGCACGGCGACGCCACGACCATGTGGGAGCGCTGGGACGGCTGGAGCCACCACCGCGGCCTGCAGGACCCGGGCATGAACTCCTTCAACCACTACGCCTACGGCGCGGTGGGCGCCTGGATGTACGAGACGATCGGCGGCCTCGCCCCCGCCTCTCCCGGCTACCGGGCCATCGTGGTACGGCCGCGCCCCGGCGGGGAACTCACCTGGGCCAGGACGGCGTACCGGACCAGGCACGGCCGGGTGGAGATCGCCTGGCGGCGGGAGGGCGGGGACTTCACCCTGGAGGTGAGGGTGCCGCCGAACACCCGTGCCGAGGTCTGGGTCCCCGGCGGGCCCGCGGGCGTGACCGAGTCGGGCCGCCCGGCGGCCGAGTCGCCCGGCGTCGCCCTCGACCGGGTCGTGGACGGGCACGCCGTCTACGAGGTCGGCTCGGGCTCCTACGCCTTCCACGTCTGA
- a CDS encoding ABC transporter substrate-binding protein produces the protein MNTPSTRRRRAAASVALLAAGVAAGGCGLLGTDRKAGSDGAAGQGRVTITLAGPNQWNTSGSSFGPAWEALVDAFEKREPGIEVRTQVLPLDGFTQTITTQLAAGTAPELVFNQPPHKAHEVHALDAELDKPNPYVEGNQKWLDVFKKEYFGPGVSKALSKESGKLEYIPFNLVAIGLFYNKDAFAKAGVDQPPATWEDFRSACKKLKSAGFDPVALDKGGLAPGWTWESISTQLLDKYYDTWNAFDATGKPGTAPTVTEKSISKAIKEGVLTTAGTPEVAESLKLYKEFFDCGTPNWTGVADGGATVGYRDFVSGKAAMSWGTDFAVEALKSDAKFPIGTMPFPTITKATSPLSTDAPARYGASVGGTSYMIPSTVKGGKYAATIKFLQFMSSPAVKPWLDATGGLPATEGVEPSPETAGLLQGEWGKPFRVTALPGGPEGTSFRDVFDGYLLGKRPLEEELPDLQKWWDRGIEAGIKKNNWGDEDWAK, from the coding sequence ATGAACACTCCCTCCACACGCCGCCGCAGGGCGGCGGCGTCGGTCGCGCTGCTGGCCGCCGGCGTGGCGGCCGGCGGATGCGGACTGCTGGGCACCGACAGGAAGGCCGGCTCGGACGGCGCCGCGGGGCAGGGCAGGGTGACCATCACCTTGGCCGGCCCCAACCAGTGGAACACCAGCGGCAGCAGCTTCGGCCCCGCCTGGGAGGCGCTCGTCGACGCCTTCGAGAAGCGCGAGCCGGGCATCGAGGTGCGCACCCAGGTGCTCCCGCTCGACGGCTTCACCCAGACGATCACGACGCAGCTCGCCGCCGGCACCGCACCGGAGCTGGTCTTCAACCAGCCGCCGCACAAGGCCCACGAGGTGCACGCGCTCGACGCCGAACTGGACAAGCCCAACCCCTACGTCGAGGGCAACCAGAAGTGGCTCGACGTCTTCAAGAAGGAGTACTTCGGTCCCGGCGTCAGCAAGGCGCTCAGCAAGGAGAGCGGGAAGCTCGAATACATCCCGTTCAACCTGGTGGCGATCGGCCTGTTCTACAACAAGGACGCCTTCGCGAAAGCCGGCGTCGACCAGCCCCCGGCCACCTGGGAGGACTTCAGGTCCGCCTGCAAGAAGCTGAAGTCCGCCGGCTTCGATCCCGTCGCGCTGGACAAGGGCGGGCTCGCGCCGGGATGGACCTGGGAGTCGATCAGCACCCAGCTCCTGGACAAGTACTACGACACGTGGAACGCCTTCGACGCCACCGGCAAGCCCGGTACGGCGCCGACCGTGACCGAGAAGTCGATCAGCAAGGCGATCAAGGAAGGGGTGCTCACCACCGCCGGGACGCCGGAGGTGGCCGAGTCGCTCAAGCTCTACAAGGAGTTCTTCGACTGCGGCACGCCGAACTGGACGGGCGTGGCCGACGGCGGCGCCACGGTCGGCTACCGCGACTTCGTCTCGGGCAAGGCCGCCATGTCGTGGGGCACCGACTTCGCCGTCGAGGCGCTCAAATCGGACGCCAAGTTCCCGATCGGCACCATGCCGTTCCCGACGATCACCAAGGCCACCAGCCCGCTGTCGACGGACGCTCCCGCCAGGTACGGAGCGTCGGTCGGCGGCACCAGCTACATGATCCCGTCCACGGTGAAGGGCGGGAAGTACGCCGCCACGATCAAGTTCCTGCAGTTCATGAGCTCGCCGGCGGTCAAGCCGTGGCTGGACGCCACCGGCGGCCTGCCCGCGACGGAGGGAGTGGAACCCTCTCCCGAGACCGCCGGCCTCCTCCAGGGCGAGTGGGGCAAGCCGTTCCGGGTGACCGCGCTGCCCGGCGGTCCCGAGGGCACCTCCTTCCGCGACGTGTTCGACGGTTACCTGCTCGGCAAGCGCCCGCTGGAAGAGGAACTGCCCGACCTGCAGAAGTGGTGGGACCGCGGGATCGAGGCCGGCATCAAGAAGAACAACTGGGGCGATGAGGACTGGGCCAAGTAG
- a CDS encoding carbohydrate ABC transporter permease, translating to MIGRKAPPGRRRIPWGVYLVLLPTFAALAVFAYYPALSGMLHSLYEWRPGFTSPFVGLENYVTMFGDDLWWASFRNIGIIFVWAVTLMWVFPLLAAELVMSLSSERLRFVFRTLLILPLAFPAVVNVLLWQFMYDPRDGVVNSLLRAVGLDGLASNWIGDPDTALTALMTVGFPWVASLPFLVFLSALQNVPAEIYQAAEVDGAGRLRRLWSIDLPMMLRDVKLLLVMAVIAVLQYGMQAHIMTKGGPDNATQVPVLRMLDAAFLDTDWGYAAALGTVLFVLTLAVSVGALLAGRRGGRNARA from the coding sequence GTGATTGGCCGGAAGGCGCCACCAGGGCGCCGGCGCATCCCATGGGGTGTCTACCTGGTTCTCCTGCCCACCTTCGCGGCCCTCGCGGTGTTCGCCTACTACCCCGCACTGAGCGGGATGCTGCACTCGCTCTACGAGTGGCGCCCCGGCTTCACCTCGCCGTTCGTCGGCCTGGAGAACTACGTCACCATGTTCGGCGACGACCTGTGGTGGGCGTCGTTCCGCAACATCGGGATCATCTTCGTCTGGGCGGTCACGCTCATGTGGGTCTTCCCGCTGCTGGCCGCCGAGCTGGTCATGTCGCTGTCGAGCGAGCGGCTGCGCTTCGTCTTCCGCACGCTGCTCATCCTGCCGCTCGCCTTTCCCGCCGTGGTCAACGTGCTGCTGTGGCAGTTCATGTACGACCCGCGGGACGGGGTCGTCAACAGCCTGCTGCGCGCGGTCGGCCTGGACGGGCTGGCGAGCAACTGGATCGGCGACCCGGACACCGCCCTGACCGCGCTGATGACCGTCGGCTTCCCGTGGGTGGCGAGCCTGCCGTTCCTGGTCTTCCTGTCCGCGCTGCAGAACGTGCCCGCGGAGATCTACCAGGCGGCGGAGGTCGACGGCGCGGGCAGGCTACGGCGCCTGTGGAGCATCGACCTGCCGATGATGCTGCGAGACGTCAAGCTGCTGCTGGTCATGGCGGTGATCGCGGTGCTCCAGTACGGCATGCAGGCGCACATCATGACCAAGGGCGGTCCTGACAACGCCACCCAGGTGCCGGTGCTGCGCATGCTCGACGCCGCCTTCCTGGACACCGACTGGGGTTACGCGGCGGCTCTCGGCACCGTGCTGTTCGTCCTGACCCTCGCGGTGAGCGTCGGCGCGCTGCTCGCCGGAAGGAGGGGAGGCCGGAATGCTCGTGCGTGA
- a CDS encoding esterase/lipase family protein → MGQLRPGHVIVIVLCAVAGFAVLTFAADTLLNRETAPAVPKVDMVAQARRMASDGLEDANDFGCRPREGSPYPVILVHGAKSTGAVTWPVAAPYLSKQGYCVFALDYGWSNSIRDSAQVLEIFVEGVLQATGAEKAAIVGHSLGGIVPRAYMRLEGGAGKVSELITLGAPHHELTGELRKSCGWETVCDELRSDSPLMKELNDSSMVEDGVSYTALGLKAEQEAASTFVDGPKEQVTNRMLQDDCPLKGLVEGALGHNLETLDPVMLSYVNKALESPGPLPRGYRPDCFALIL, encoded by the coding sequence GTGGGTCAGCTCCGTCCCGGCCACGTCATCGTGATCGTCCTGTGCGCCGTGGCCGGGTTCGCGGTCCTCACGTTCGCGGCCGACACGCTGCTGAACCGGGAGACGGCTCCCGCCGTACCGAAGGTGGACATGGTCGCCCAGGCCAGGCGGATGGCCTCCGACGGGCTGGAGGACGCCAACGACTTCGGCTGCCGGCCTCGCGAGGGCTCGCCGTACCCGGTGATCCTGGTCCACGGCGCGAAGAGCACCGGGGCGGTGACCTGGCCGGTGGCGGCGCCGTACCTGAGCAAGCAGGGATACTGCGTCTTCGCGCTCGACTACGGGTGGAGCAACTCGATCAGGGACTCCGCCCAGGTGCTGGAGATCTTCGTCGAGGGGGTGCTCCAGGCCACCGGGGCGGAGAAGGCGGCGATCGTCGGGCACAGCCTGGGCGGGATCGTGCCGCGGGCCTACATGCGGCTGGAGGGCGGAGCGGGCAAGGTGTCGGAGCTGATCACCCTGGGCGCCCCGCACCACGAGCTGACCGGGGAGCTGCGCAAGAGCTGCGGCTGGGAGACGGTCTGCGACGAGCTGCGCTCGGACTCGCCGCTGATGAAGGAGCTCAACGACTCCTCCATGGTCGAGGACGGGGTCAGCTACACCGCCCTCGGGCTGAAGGCCGAGCAGGAGGCGGCCTCGACTTTCGTCGACGGACCGAAGGAGCAGGTCACCAACCGGATGCTCCAGGACGACTGCCCGCTGAAGGGACTCGTCGAGGGAGCGCTCGGGCACAACCTTGAGACGCTGGACCCGGTGATGCTCTCCTACGTCAACAAGGCACTGGAGAGCCCCGGACCGCTGCCCAGGGGCTACCGCCCGGACTGCTTCGCGCTCATCCTCTGA